CTTCCCGACCAGGGGTAGTACTACCATAAATGTCCAGGTATACCGATTGTCCAGCAGCCTCTGCAGCTGCGGCAATTACCGTCCGAATCGCCTGAATATTGCGTCCTCCCCGACCAAACACTTTGCCTTTATCTGTGCTGTCAAAGGCTATGCGAATCCAAGCCCGCTGGAGGGTCTGTGAAATTTCACAATCGACACTTAAAGACTGGGGAGATTCTAAAAACGGCTGCACCAAAAACCTGACCAACCCATCGTAGTTGGGATTGGCTGTAGAAGATTTTGTGCTGAGACTATTATGATGCGGCTGTTGCACTGACCTGTTCAAAAACATTGGCTTTTACTAGGATGCGACGTACGGTGTCAGTGGGTTGAGCGCCTTGTTGCAGTCGCTTAACGATTCCAGGAACATCCAATCGCACTTCATCAGTTCTAGGGTTGTAGAATCCAAGCTCTTCTAGGGGACGACCGTCACGGCGAGATAGGCTATTTATAGCAATAATGCGATAACTTGCTTCCCGCTTTTTACCGTATCGCTTCAAGCGCAGTTTGATCATGGTTAAGGAATCATTCTCTTGTGGGACTGAAATGCTAATTTTAGCACTTGCATAGCATTAACTGCCATGAGTCAGTTGTCCAATGTCAAGAGTCAAATGTCCAATGTCAAGAGTCAAATGTCCAATGTCAAGAGTCAAATGTCCAATGTCCAGAGTCAAATGTCCAATGTCCAGAGTTGATAAAAAGGCTGTTGGTTGACCCTTGACCCTTGACCCTTGACCCTTGACCCTTGACTAAAGATTTCCAAACCCTTTTTTCTTTTTATCCTTCTTTTTCTTTTGTGTGCCGGCGCCGCCTGTGTAACCTCGCCATCCTGGGGCTGGGGGACGATTACCAGCGCCTGCAAAGGGGTTGCTCATACCACCGCCAAACATTCCTGGCATACCTGCTGGCATACGACCTTGACCCATTTGCTGCATGAGCGATCGCATTTTTTGGAAATCAGCTACTAGTTTACTGACATCTGGCTCTTTATAGCCAGCTCCCGCAGCTATCCGCCGTCGCCGACTGGGAGAACTGGCTAACAAATCTGGATCGCGCCGTTCCTGGACGGTCATGGAATTAATCATCGCTTCACAGCGCTTAAGCTGGGTTTCTCCCTGCTTGAGTTGGTCATCTGAGAGCTTGTTCATCCCTGGGATCATTTTGATAATCCCGCCCAGAGAACCCATGTTTTTCAATAGGCGCAGCTGTTTGACAAAATCTGTAAAATCAAACTTTGCTGACAGGATTTTCTCCTGCATTTTCTCAGCGTCTGCGAGGTCAAACTCTTCCTGGGCTTTTTCTACCAAGGTCAAGACATCGCCCATACCGAGAATTCGCGACGCCATCCGGTCAGGATAAAACGGTTGTAGTGCTTCGACTTTCTCGCCGACCCCGACAAACTTAATTGGTGCGCCAGAAATTTGGCGTACCGATAGCGCCGCCCCACCACGGCTATCACCATCCATTTTCGTCAGAATTGCCCCTGTAATCCCAATTTGGTCGTGGAAGGTGCGCGTCAGATTTGCCGCCTCTTGACCAGTCATCGAGTCCACGACTAACAGAGTTTCGTGGGGTTGAATTGTTTCTTTGATGCGGGCGAGTTCCGCCATCATGTCTTCGTCAATTTGTAGCCGACCAGCAGTATCAATAATTACTGTATTAACACCCTCAGCCTTAGCCCGTTCTACACCTTGCCGGGCGATTTCTACGGGGTTAGCGTCGCTTCCTAGCTCAAAGACAGGTACGTCAATTTGCTTACCTAGTGTTATCAGCTGATCAATAGCTGCTGGGCGATATACGTCTGTGGCTACCAACAAACAGCTGCGGTTTAATTTCCGCAGATGTAGAGCTAATTTAGCGCTAGCTGTAGTTTTACCGGTACCCTGCAACCCCGCCATCAGCACAACAGTGGTTTGTCCAGCCACTTCTTTTAGGGGAACATTTTCTTCCCCCATTACCTGCACTAGTTCATCGTAAACAATTTTGATAAACTGTTGGTCAGGTCGCACACCAGAGAGGACTTCGGCTCCCTGTGCCTTAGTTTCGACGCCGCTAATAAAATCTTTGACTACCTGGAGATTGACATCAGCTTCCAACAAAGCACGACGTACTTCCCGCAAAGCATCTTGGATGTTGGATTGGGAAATTTTATCCTGTCCCCGCAGTTTTTTCCAGGCGCCTTCTAAACGGTCAGATAAAGCATCAAACATAATTTAGTTACAGGTAGTGAGCCAGTGGTAATTTCCGGTAGTAGAATTTTAACTTTCTATTTATTAGCTTAATATAGGAATCCGGTTTGATTTTTGAAAGAATGGTGCGTGATGCCACTGCTGGTGTAAGCTGCGGACAATCAATACTTATCGCAGCCTCACGCACCCTAGGATTATTAATATGCCCCCAGAGTAGATCCTATTGAACAAAAGGCAAGGGAGCAGGGATCTCGAAGATCGGGAGAAGGAACAGAAAGGGATTCGACCCCAACTGTTGCGCCCAATCCCGCAGGGTACGAGAACCACTTAATAGAAGTGGGGGACTGTGACCCATGTTCCGCTCCGCAAACCGCAGGAGTCAGGGGTCATTTCCTCCCGCTAAGATCCCCCTGCAAAGAGCCTCTTCGTTGAACTGGAAAACCGAAGTGAAGCGATTTTAGGCAACATCGGCATATGTGTAGAGCTAGTCCTAAGCTGACAATTTTATAGACAAAGTTATACTTATGTTGACAAATATTGAGAAAAATCAAGATAATTAATTATTATTGGAAAAAATCAAATACTTGATATATAGTATCAAGATATTAAGTATTGGATAAGACTATTGCCGACGCGAAAACCAAGCTTTGATAGTGATAGTCTTTTGGAAAATCTTAAGCATTAGAAAGATCGCGTTGGGCTACAGCGTGTAAGTCTACTGAGGGATAACCGCTCCCATGCTCCCGTTGAAGTAGAAAGTAAAGTCTAGCTTTGTCTAGGTTTTATATAGCAGATATTGCATACAAACTACTTACTTGAGTTCTGTGTGAACTTCTCTTCTAAAATAAATGATCAAGATGATCATTTATCAGTAGACTGACTCTGATTGGGGGTATATAGGATGAGCCGTCCAATAATTCTGGGTATTGTCGGCGACAGTGCCGCTGGAAAAACAACACTAACTCGCGGGATTGCTCAGGTACTCGGACCAGAGAATGTCACGCTGATCTGTACAGATGATTACCACCGTTACGATCGCCAACAACGTGCGGAAATTGGGATTACTGCCCTTCACCCAGATTGCAATTATTTAGATATTATGCAGCAGCACCTCTCGCTGCTACGCACAGGACAGTCAATTCTCAAGCCAGTTTATAGCCACAAAACTGGCACATTCGAGCCGCCGCAGTACATTAAACCAAATAAATTCGTAATTATTGAGGGATTACTCGGTTATTCTACCCGCGCTGTTCGTGATGCCTACGATGTTAAAGTTTATCTTGCACCCCCTGAATCACTACGATCTCAGTGGAAAGTGAAACGGGATACACTAAAACGGGGTTATACGCCAGAACAAGTACTGGCAGAACTAGAAAAGCGTGAACCAGACTCAGAGCAGTTTATTAGACCGCAGCGACAATGGTCAGATATGGTTGTGAGTTTCTATCCTCCCGAAGGGGAGTCAGAGGAAACTAATGGACACTTAAATGTCCGTTTGGTACTGCGTCCCACAATTCCCCATCCAGATTTTACGCCGATTATCAAATCTACCAATGGCGATTCTCAGTCAGCAATCCGTCTCGGACTAGACCGGGATATGAGTAAACCCGTAGATGTCTTGGAAGTGGATGGTCATGCTACCTTAGAGCAGGTGAACAAGTTAGAGCATATTATCTGTTCTGATTTGCCGCATTTACAGAGTTTCTGCGATCGCGAAAGTAACCCAGAATTAGGCAAAATCGCCGGCACAACGGGAGAGACACTCCAGAGTTACCCCCTCGCTCTGACTCAGTTGATCATTACCTACCACATGCTTAAGGCAACACAAATATATCAGTAGACGTTGGTTCCACTCAGAACTTACGCGGCGAGGCTATTTATCGTTGATACTCCCCACGGCTATAAGCCGGGGGATTCTTGAAGAGTCCACAAACGGATCTTCAAAGGCGATATCAAAGCGCCGCTACTGATTCCACTGAGATTAAATCCCAGCTTTACCGCTACTTTTCTTAAAATATTTGCAGCCCCATTAGCATCGGCATTAATTTTTAAGCCGCTAGAAGCCTGATACAAACCACGACAAACTCTTTTACCGGACTCTTTCCACCCTTCTGGTTTGTCACCAAATACAGGCAGAAAATCGCCATCAATAAAAGAAGCCGAGTAAGTATAGGATTCTTCTGTTTCTACAAATTTGATGCCGTATTGTTCACACAATTGGGCAATACGGTTTTTCAATCTTGCAGTTGGTATCTGGACAAACTTCTGATTAGTTTTTGAACCCAGATTAATCTCTTGTTTCTGTGCTTTGTTCCAACCAAACACTACATTACCAATCTGGAATTCTATGCAATGATTAATAACAATTCTTGCGGCTTTGTTTACTGCATCCCTAACTTGCCTATTGCGCTTCTCGGTGATGCTAGCTAACTGTTTACTCCAGAATCCCTGTGGTTGATTCTCTTTGAGAACTGATACCCGTTTGTTGTACCACTGGTTCAGTGATTTTAAATGCAATCCGTCCACAATAAAGCTAGTATTTGCGTTGCTTACACAAGTTAGCCAATTGTGGGAGCAATGCGATTTTGTGAGGTGGGCAAGCAGGGGAGGCTCTTGAGGCTCTTGAGGCAGGGGAGGAGAAAGAACTTAAGTGTGTTTTGAAATATTTATAGTAGCAAAGGTTACTAAATCCTCTCTTTACTCCCCCTGCTCCCCCTGCTCCCCCTGCTCCCCCTGCTCCAAAAAGCGATGATCTAACATTTTCGCGTTGCTCCCGCCAATTGTTTAGTCCTGGGTCTATGCCTAGCACTTTTTGAAAGTCTAATTCTACTTTTATTTCCTCAACTGAATAAACAAACTCAGCATAAAAACATCCGTTGCGAGGTAGAATGTGAATCTCCCTTAATAGTGAATATCTTAAATTTGAGGGCATCGGTAAATAGAATGCATCTATGCCAAACCACGCCTTAACTTTACTGCCTAGAGTCAAGCGCAATTGCCCGTTTTTTAACTTGACATCCGCACGAGGGAAAGTAACTAACTTGAGAGCATTTTTCTTGTAAGTAGGTAGCTTTGGGCGTTGTTCGACAGTTCCATTTTTAAAGCCTTTAACCAATCCAATAAACGACCGAAACGACTCAAACACAGTTGTTAAAGTTTGTTGTGCAACATGGGAATAAAGAGCTTGAAAATGCACGTTAGACTTCAATAGACGATGTAACTCAGACTGGCTCGGTATCTTGCCAGTTTTAAAGAATAACTGGCGAGAATAATATATTCCGCAATTAGCAAGTTTGTTTGATTGTTCGCAGATAAACTCTAAGATGGCTCTCAATTCTTTGTCTGGACTAATTAAAACTTGTTGGCAACCATAATTAGACATTCTTTGTTATTTGATTTATATTTTTGGTTCATTGTGTAATTATACCGATTCGGGCCAAATAACAAAGTAAAGATTATATAAAGTCATCCTACTATATATCTTTTCAATGCGGCTAAAGCCGCACCCGACTTATCCCCATGTCTAAAGCCAGGGGCTTGCGTCTCGCTTTTTGGTCATTGGGCATTGGGCATTGGTTAATTTTTCCTGCCCTATAGCCTATGCTCAAAGCAAACCATTGGTTTTTTGTTACTGATGCGTAAGTTATACCACTGACAAATGACAACTGACAAATGACAAATGACAACTGACAAATGACAACTGACAATTGACAACGGACTAATATTTATCCTTCAATCCCCGGATACGGGCAAAAGTTTGGACTGGATCGCTACTGTTGACAGCTAATTGTAATGACGGCTGCTCCCAGCGTAAAAATGGATTTGTCTGCTTTTCTACTCCCAACAGGGAGGGAATAGTAGCTTCTCCTTGACTACGGGCTAGTTTGACTTGATCGTAGCGATTTTGTAAATCAGTGTTATCACCATCTACAGTCAAAGCAAATCGTAAATTATTTAACGTATATTCGTGGGCGCACCAGACATGGGTATTATCGGGTAAGGAGCGAAGTTTACTCAAAGAGTCCACCATTTGGGTCGGTGTCCCTTCAAATAAGCGACCGCAACCGCCAGCAAACAGGGTATCGCCACAGAATAAATCCCCTGTTTCACCAGCTTTTTCGGGAGGGAAGTAATAAGCGATATGAGCGCGGGTATGTCCGGGAACGAAGAACACATCAGCAAGGCGATCGCCAAACTGGACGCGATCGCCTTGTTGAAGAAACACCTGCTGTCCCGGAATTCTCCCTTGATCCTCGGCGCCTCCATACACTGTCAGAGAAGGGAATTTTTGTATTAGCTGCAGATTTCCACCTACATGGTCGTTATGGTGGTGTGTGTTAAAAATCGCTACCAACTCAGTTTTAAGTTTTTCTGTGTGCTTTAAAACTGGTTCAGCCTCAGCCGGATCGACAACAGCCGCAATATTTTGTGTGCGATCGTACAGCAAAAATATGTAGTTGTCTGAGAGTGCTTCAAGACGAAAGACCTGCATTACCTCTCTCCCTCACAAGTAGATGGTTGGCATATAGCCATCCTAAATCATTCTTAACAATCTGTAACACCCATTTTATCCGCTATGTGCGGACGACAGGGGGTAGGGGCGCAAGGCCTTGCGCCCCGCAACGACACCAAAAAAAGAGGATTTTCAACCTACGATTCGCGACTCGGTATCAGGGAAGGGGTTGGAGGTTAGGTCTATCCTAGATACAATTACGCCATTATACTTAAATTTTTCATATGTCAGTCGCCACTATTACATGAAGGATTGATATTGTGATTGATATTTTTTTAATGATCACGATGAGGCATCACGTAAAATTCTCTGTCAATCCATATTTTTACTGAACTCATTCAGGCGACTAGTCAAAAAAAAGTGGACTTATCAGTAAAATCCCTCTGGGAGGAAGTGTAAATACAAAGTTAGATTGATTTTAGTCTATTTTATTTCCAGGGTCTCAATAAATTTCCGCATCTGCCATCAAAAATATTTGCTCTTTGTAGCCAAATTCAATCCAATTTTGAATTGGAAATGGCTGGCTTTTATGCATTAACAATTGGGCAAATATTGGCATTAATTTGCATCTACTAGGAGAAATATGAATTACCAAACATCCACACACAAAACTGTCAATAGCCAATCAGAAATCGCTGTTAGCAAGATTGTAGATCGCATTATCTCTTCAGGACGCATGAGTCGTCAAGACCATACTTTGCTAACCTCTACCGTATTTGCTGATGGTAAGAGCAGTGATGCAGGAAGGCGCCAAATTAATCGCATATTTGATCATATTCAAACGGGACGCCTACAATTAGTAGATTGGTAGCATTTGTCAAGAACAATTACTAATTCGTGATGCGTAATGCGTAATGCGTAATGCGTAATGCGTAATCGGCTACGCTAACGATATTTCGTACTCATATAATGTCCGGGAGCTTACCCATAATACCCGCAATGTAGAGACGTTACATGTAACGTCTCTACAGAATATTTTATTACGGTCATATAACCGGACATGATATCAGGTTGACACCAATGGGCACGGTAGTGCCCTGACGAGTGTATTGGACTGAATTACAGCAAATCCACGCAATTACAAATGTTTCATATGAAATTTAACTAAATTTATAAGTAAAAATACGATAGTTGAAACGGTAGATGTAGGGTTAAGTTTGTTGTGGAGTTTTGCTTGTCAAACAAGTTCTCCTCCTTTGCGGGTTCATAAATGAAATCAATCCACACAACTACCTGGTATTTTCCAGACACATCAGGCGGCGTTGAGGTATATATAGATGCCTTATTGCAGGGTTTGCGAGCATATGAAGTAGAAGCCATAGTTGCTGCTCCCCGACAAGACACTGAGGAAGACACCTACGAATATAACAATATTCCAGTCTATCGTTATCCTGTCTTTCCCAACTCGACTAAGATACAGGTACACAAACAATTGCCCCACGGAGGCTTTGACTATTTTACTAATTGGCTAAAAAACCATCCAGCAGATATCTACCATCAACATTCCTGGCGATTTGATTGTGGTTTACGTCATCTTGCTATTGCTCGCCAGTTAGGTATGGCAACTGTAGTCACCATCCATATGGCAGAGCCTGTATGTCTGCGTGGTACGATGATGCGATATGGCGAAGAACCCTGTAATGGGTTGATTGACACTACCAACTGTGGTAAATGCCTGGGTGTTCCAGAGCGAGTGCCGTCTTGGGCGATCGCTCAACTAAGTAAACTACCACTGACTGTGAGCATAGCAGCCGAGACAAAATTACTTACCTCGAAAAGTATCAGAGTCCGCCAACTCGGTAAAACCTTGGGGATTCCTAGTCTAGTAACTGAACATCGGCGTCAGCTAATGCAACTAGCAAACCTAGCTGACCGAATTGTGATCCCCAGCAATTGGCAATATCAGGCTTTTCGCTTGAACGGTGTTCCTGAAGAAAAAATGATCCTCTGCAGACAGGGTGTTGCTAGCAAGTTTCAACAGGAACTAGCATCCACTAAACCACAAAATACTACTTTGAAAATTGGTTTTTTGGGACGCTGGCAAGAAACCAAAGGAGTGCAAGTCTTAGTCGCAGCAGTAACTCGTCTACCTGCTGATGTGCCGGTAGAATTAATCCTTCATGCTACCCATTCGGGAAAATACGGTGCGGCGAATCGAGAAAAAGTTTTAGCACTAGCGGCTGGCGATCGCCGGATTCGCATTGCGGAACCACTGTCACGTCAAGCTGTCCCAGAGGCATTGGCGAGTTTTGATATACTTGCCGTACCATCGCAATGCTTAGAAACAGGACCTCTAGTGGTTCTTGAAGCCCAAGCTGTTGGTAAGCCCGTACTTGGCTCCAATTTGGGAGGAATTGCTGAGTTAGTTCGTCACGGGGTTGATGGTTGGTTAGTTCCAGCCAACGATATCCAAGCATGGACTGAGGCGATCGCTATTCTTGCAAAGGATGCGGATTTATTAGCCAAACTGCGGAAAGGTATTAGACCAGTACGCACAATGGACACTGTTGCTTTAGAGATGCTCGACCTTTACAAGGAAATTCTCGCAACTTCAAAACAACAACTTTCCTCTTGATTGACTCATGCCTAATTTCGCTTATGAATCGGCAAAAAAAACAATTAAAGGTTTCAATCCTCACACCTAATTTTTCTAAAGGTGGAGTTGACCGAGCCTATTTGCTCGGTCAGGTATTTAAAACCTTGAATTATGAAGTAGAAATTTTGGGGTTCTTATTTGGAAAGAATATTTATCCTGAACCACCATCTGACCTACCTATTTACTGTCTACCAGGTTGCAATTATCCAAAATTCTTTGCTTCTACAAGACAGCTATTACAAGAAATTGATGGTGACATTGTGTGTGCTGTCAAACCAAAACTCACAAGCTACGGGGTGGCTTTAATCAACAAGATTTTTAATCATAGACCGCTGATTATAGATATTGATGATTGGGAGTTAAGTTGGCATGGAGGCGACTCATTTCAGTACCGTCCCAGTTGGAAACAACTAGCTAGAGATGTTATTAAAAAAGATGGTGCTTTAAGAAATCCAGAGCATCCACTGTACTTAAAGTGGATGGAATCAGCGATAAATCGGGCTGACGCCGTGACAGCAGACACACAATTTTTGCTCAACCGGTTTGGTGGTACTTATATACCCAATGGCAAAGATACTTCATTGTTTGACCCCCAAAAATTCGATGCCAAAATCAGCCGAGAACTTTATGGTTTAGCTGAATATCGCATTCTCATGTTTCCTGGTGC
The Gloeotrichia echinulata CP02 DNA segment above includes these coding regions:
- a CDS encoding KH domain-containing protein; its protein translation is MFLNRSVQQPHHNSLSTKSSTANPNYDGLVRFLVQPFLESPQSLSVDCEISQTLQRAWIRIAFDSTDKGKVFGRGGRNIQAIRTVIAAAAEAAGQSVYLDIYGSTTPGREGMSLDEDQEERLPPPKSRERSGNGPRPIAKPRSRSV
- the rpsP gene encoding 30S ribosomal protein S16, translating into MIKLRLKRYGKKREASYRIIAINSLSRRDGRPLEELGFYNPRTDEVRLDVPGIVKRLQQGAQPTDTVRRILVKANVFEQVSATAAS
- the ffh gene encoding signal recognition particle protein; the protein is MFDALSDRLEGAWKKLRGQDKISQSNIQDALREVRRALLEADVNLQVVKDFISGVETKAQGAEVLSGVRPDQQFIKIVYDELVQVMGEENVPLKEVAGQTTVVLMAGLQGTGKTTASAKLALHLRKLNRSCLLVATDVYRPAAIDQLITLGKQIDVPVFELGSDANPVEIARQGVERAKAEGVNTVIIDTAGRLQIDEDMMAELARIKETIQPHETLLVVDSMTGQEAANLTRTFHDQIGITGAILTKMDGDSRGGAALSVRQISGAPIKFVGVGEKVEALQPFYPDRMASRILGMGDVLTLVEKAQEEFDLADAEKMQEKILSAKFDFTDFVKQLRLLKNMGSLGGIIKMIPGMNKLSDDQLKQGETQLKRCEAMINSMTVQERRDPDLLASSPSRRRRIAAGAGYKEPDVSKLVADFQKMRSLMQQMGQGRMPAGMPGMFGGGMSNPFAGAGNRPPAPGWRGYTGGAGTQKKKKDKKKKGFGNL
- a CDS encoding phosphoribulokinase produces the protein MSRPIILGIVGDSAAGKTTLTRGIAQVLGPENVTLICTDDYHRYDRQQRAEIGITALHPDCNYLDIMQQHLSLLRTGQSILKPVYSHKTGTFEPPQYIKPNKFVIIEGLLGYSTRAVRDAYDVKVYLAPPESLRSQWKVKRDTLKRGYTPEQVLAELEKREPDSEQFIRPQRQWSDMVVSFYPPEGESEETNGHLNVRLVLRPTIPHPDFTPIIKSTNGDSQSAIRLGLDRDMSKPVDVLEVDGHATLEQVNKLEHIICSDLPHLQSFCDRESNPELGKIAGTTGETLQSYPLALTQLIITYHMLKATQIYQ
- the gloB gene encoding hydroxyacylglutathione hydrolase, coding for MQVFRLEALSDNYIFLLYDRTQNIAAVVDPAEAEPVLKHTEKLKTELVAIFNTHHHNDHVGGNLQLIQKFPSLTVYGGAEDQGRIPGQQVFLQQGDRVQFGDRLADVFFVPGHTRAHIAYYFPPEKAGETGDLFCGDTLFAGGCGRLFEGTPTQMVDSLSKLRSLPDNTHVWCAHEYTLNNLRFALTVDGDNTDLQNRYDQVKLARSQGEATIPSLLGVEKQTNPFLRWEQPSLQLAVNSSDPVQTFARIRGLKDKY
- a CDS encoding glycosyltransferase, with the translated sequence MKSIHTTTWYFPDTSGGVEVYIDALLQGLRAYEVEAIVAAPRQDTEEDTYEYNNIPVYRYPVFPNSTKIQVHKQLPHGGFDYFTNWLKNHPADIYHQHSWRFDCGLRHLAIARQLGMATVVTIHMAEPVCLRGTMMRYGEEPCNGLIDTTNCGKCLGVPERVPSWAIAQLSKLPLTVSIAAETKLLTSKSIRVRQLGKTLGIPSLVTEHRRQLMQLANLADRIVIPSNWQYQAFRLNGVPEEKMILCRQGVASKFQQELASTKPQNTTLKIGFLGRWQETKGVQVLVAAVTRLPADVPVELILHATHSGKYGAANREKVLALAAGDRRIRIAEPLSRQAVPEALASFDILAVPSQCLETGPLVVLEAQAVGKPVLGSNLGGIAELVRHGVDGWLVPANDIQAWTEAIAILAKDADLLAKLRKGIRPVRTMDTVALEMLDLYKEILATSKQQLSS
- a CDS encoding glycosyltransferase family 4 protein, whose amino-acid sequence is MNRQKKQLKVSILTPNFSKGGVDRAYLLGQVFKTLNYEVEILGFLFGKNIYPEPPSDLPIYCLPGCNYPKFFASTRQLLQEIDGDIVCAVKPKLTSYGVALINKIFNHRPLIIDIDDWELSWHGGDSFQYRPSWKQLARDVIKKDGALRNPEHPLYLKWMESAINRADAVTADTQFLLNRFGGTYIPNGKDTSLFDPQKFDAKISRELYGLAEYRILMFPGAPRPHKGLEDVLMALDELNEADFRLVIVGGNPYDNYDDQLIERWGKWIIKLPQMPVEKMPQIVAASHVVVVPQRDTPVARAQFPIKLTDGMSMAKPVLATRVGDIPEIISDTGYLVDPNSPKQIAAQIKLIFQDLEAANERGRQARERCIEKYSIKAMAISLNSVIARL